TTGAACCCGGTCGATGCGGTCGATCTGATCGACGTGTCGCCGAAGCAGCTGGTTTCGGTCGCCGCGGCGCTGATCCCGTTCCTTGAAAACGACGACGCCAACCGCGCCTTGATGGGCTCGAACATGCAGCGTCAGGCGGTTCCGCTTCTGCGGGCCGAGGCGCCGTTTGTCGGAACTGGCATGGAGGCCACCGTGGCCCGCGATTCGGGTGCCGCGATCATGGCGACGCGCTCGGGCGTCATCGACCAGGTCGATGCCCAGCGTATCGTTGTCCGCGCAACCGAGGATCTGGCGGGCGGCAATGCCGGCGTCGACATCTATCGTCTGCGCAAGTTCAAGCGTTCGAACCAGTCCTCGACCATCAACCAGCGTCCGCTGGTGAAGGTGGGCGAGAAGGTGGTGAAGGGTCAGGTCATCGCTGACGGTCCCTCGACCGATCAGGGCGAGCTTGCCATCGGCCGGAACGTGGTGGTCGCCTTCATGCCCTGGAACGGCTATAACTACGAGGACTCGATCCTGATTTCGGAACGGATCCACCGCGACGACGTGTTCACCTCGATTCATATCGACGAATACGAAGTGGCGGCCCGCGACACCAAGCTGGGGCCGGAAGAAATCACCCGCGACATCCCCAATGTCGGCGAAGAGGCGCTGCGCAACCTCGATGAGGCTGGCATCGTCTATATCGGGGCCGAAGTGGGACCGGGCGATATTCTCGTCGGGAAGATCACCCCGAAGGGCGAAAGCCCGATGACGCCGGAAGAAAAGCTTCTGCGTGCCATCTTCGGTGAAAAGGCGTCGGATGTGCGCGATACCTCGCTGCGTTTGCCGCCGGGGGCCTATGGCACCATCGTTGAGGTCCGCGTCTTTAACCGTCACGGTGTGGACAAGGACGAACGCGCCCTGCAGATCGAACGCGAAGAGGTCGAGCGCCTGTCGCGCGACCGCGATGACGAGCTGGCGATCCTGGAACGCAACATCTATGCGCGCCTCAAGACGCTGATCTCGGGCAAGACTGCCGTGAAGGGGCCGAAGGGCATCAAGGCCAACAGCACGGTCGATGAGGATCTGCTGGGCTCGATCTCGCGCGGTCTCTGGTGGCAGCTGGCCATCGGCGACGAGGACACCGCCAAGGAAGTCGAAGCGCTGCACGACCAGTTCAACGCGCAGAAGAAGGCTCTGGAAGCCCGCTTCGAGGACAAGGTCGAGAAGGTCCGTCAGGGCGACGATCTGCCTCCGGGTGTGATGAAGATGGTCAAGGTCTTTGTCGCGGTGAAGCGCAAGCTTCAGGCCGGCGACAAGATGGCTGGACGTCACGGCAACAAGGGTGTCGTGTCCAAGGTCGTCCCGATGGAGGACATGCCGTTCCTTGCCGACGGGACCCCGGTCGATCTGGTGCTGAACCCGCTTGGCGTGCCGTCGCGGATGAATGTCGGGCAGATCCTTGAAACCCATATGGGCTGGGCCTCGCGCGGTCTGGGCATCCAGATCGACGAGGCGCTCGAGGCGTTCCGCAATGGCTCGGGGGACATGTCCGGCGTGCGCGATGCGATGAAGAACGGCTATGGCGACGAGATGTATGCCGACACGTTCGAGGCGATGGCCGATGAGCAGATCATGGAACATGCCGAGGCCGTGCGCAGCGGCGTTCCGATCGCCACCCCGGTCTTCGACGGCGCCAAGGAACTGGACGTGGACGACGCGCTGAAGCGCGCCGGCTTCGACCAGTCCGGCCAGTCCATCGTCTTCGACGGCCGCACCGGCGAGCAGTTCGCGCGCCCGGTCACGGTGGGGATGAAATACATCCTCAAGCTGCACCACCTTGTCGACGACAAGATGCATGCCCGTTCGACCGGTCCCTACAGCCTCGTCACGCAGCAGCCCCTGGGCGGCAAGGCCCAGTTCGGCGGTCAGCGTCTCGGCGAGATGGAGGTCTGGGCACTGGAAGCCTACGGCGCCGCCTACACGTTGCAGGAAATGCTGACCGTGAAGTCGGACGACGTGGCGGGCCGGACCAAGGTCTATGAAAGCATCGTCAAGGGCGAGGATAATTTCGAGGCCGGCGTGCCGGAATCGTTCAACGTTCTCGTCAAGGAGGTCCGGGGTCTGGGCCTCAACATGGAACTCCTGGATGCGGAGGAAGAGGAATAACGGCAGCACCCGTTTGGCGGGGCCTGTGCCCCGCCGCCTCATCCCTCGCGCCACTCATTAGGAATTGAAAATGAACCAGGAACTCGCCACCAACCCCCTGAACCCGATGGCCCAGCCTCGGCAGTTCGACGAAATCAAGATCTCGCTGGCCTCGCCCGAAGAAATTCTGGCTTGGTCCTTCGGCGAGGTGAAGAAGCCCGAAACCATCAACTACCGCACGTTCAAGCCGGAACGTGACGGTCTGTTCTGTGCGCGTATCTTTGGCCCGATCAAGGATTACGAATGCCTGTGCGGCAAGTATAAGCGCATGAAATATCGCGGTCTGGTCTGCGAAAAATGCGGCGTGGAAGTTACCCTGCAAAAGGTCCGCCGCGAGCGTATGGGCCATATCGAACTGGCCGCGCCCGTCGCCCATATCTGGTTCCTCAAGTCGCTGCCGTCGCGCATCGGCCTGATGCTGGACATGACGCTGCGCGATCTGGAACGCATCCTCTATTTCGAAAACTACGTGGTCATCGAACCCGGTCTGACCGACCTGACCTATGGTCAGCTCATGTCGGAAGAAGAGTTCATGGACGCGCAGGACCAGTTCGGTGCCGACGCCTTCACCGCCGATATCGGTGCCGAGGCGATCCGCGCCATGCTGGCCAATATCGATCTGGAGGCCACCGCCGAACAGCTTCGTGAAGAGCTGAAAGAGGCGACTGGCGAACTGAAGCCGAAAAAGATCATCAAACGCCTGAAGATCGTCGAAAGCTTCCTGGAATCCGGCAACCGCCCGGAATGGATGATCCTCACCGTGATCCCGGTCATCCCACCGGAACTGCGCCCGCTGGTTCCGCTGGATGGGGGCCGTTTCGCGACCTCGGATCTGAACGATCTGTATCGCCGCGTCATCAACCGGAACAACCGCCTGAAGCGCCTGATCGAGCTGCGCGCGCCCGACATCATCGTGCGCAACGAAAAGCGGATGCTGCAGGAATCGGTGGATGCGCTGTTCGACAATGGTCGTCGCGGCCGTGTCATCACCGGCAATAACCGCCGCCCGCTGAAATCGCTGTCGGACATGCTGAAGGGCAAGCAGGGCCGGTTCCGCCAGAACCTGCTGGGCAAGCGCGTCGACTTCTCGGGCCGTTCGGTCATCGTGACCGGGCCGGAACTCAAGCTGCATCAATGCGGCCTGCCGAAGAAGATGGCGCTCGAACTGTTCAAGCCTTTTATCTATTCGCGGCTCGAGGCGAAGGGATATTCCTCGACCGTCAAACAGGCGAAGAAGCTGGTCGAGAAAGAGCGTCCCGAAGTCTGGGATATCCTCGACGAGGTCATCCGCGAGCATCCGGTTCTGCTGAACCGCGCGCCGACGCTGCACCGTCTGGGCATCCAGGCGTTCGAGCCAATCCTGATCGAGGGCAAGGCGATCCAGCTTCACCCGCTGGTCTGTTCGGCCTTTAACGCCGATTTCGATGGCGACCAGATGGCCGTGCATGTCCCGCTGTCGCTGGAAGCGCAGCTGGAAGCGCGTGTGCTGATGATGTCCACGAACAACGTGCTGTCGCCCGCCAACGGCGCGCCGATCATCGTGCCGTCGCAGGACATGATCCTTGGTCTTTACTACACGACCATGATGCGCGAGGGCATGAAGGGCGAGGGCATGGTCTTCGCCAATGTCGATGAGGTCGAGCACGCGCTGTCCTCGGGCGAGGTGCATCTGCACTCGAAGATCGTCGCACGACTCAAGCAGATCGACGACGACGGCAACGAGGTGATGCAGCGCTTCGAAACCACGCCGGGCCGCCTGCGGCTTGGCGCGCTGCTGCCGCTGAACGCCAAGGCACCGTTCGAGCTGGTGAACCGCCTGCTGCGCAAGAAGGATGTGCAGCACGTCATCGACACGGTGTATCGCTATTGCGGCCAGAAAGAGGCGGTGATCTTCTCGGACAAGATCATGGGTCTCGGCTTCCGCGAGGCGTTCCGCGCGGGCATCTCGTTCGGGAAGAACGACATGGTGATCCCGGACGATAAATGGGACATCGTCGGCGAGGTGCAGGACCAGGTGAAAGAGTTCGAACAGCAATATCTGGACGGTCTCATCACCCAGGGCGAGAAATACAACAAGGTCGTCGATGCCTGGTCGAAATGTAACGACCGCGTCACCGACGCCATGATGGCCACCATCTCGAAGACCCGTAAGGACGATTCCGGCGCCGAGCTTGAACCGAACTCGGTCTATATGATGGCGCATTCGGGCGCGCGGGGCTCGGTCACGCAGATGAAGCAGCTTGGCGGGATGCGCGGCCTGATGGCCAAACCCTCGGGCGAGATCATCGAGACGCCGATCATCTCGAACTTCAAGGAAGGTCTGACCGTTCTTGAATACTTCAACTCGACCCACGGCGCCCGGAAGGGTCTGTCGGATACCGCGCTGAAGACCGCGAACTCGGGTTACCTGACCCGCCGCCTCGTGGATGTGGCGCAGGACTGCATCGTGCGCGAGCATGATTGCGGCACCGATCAGGCGATCAATGCCTCGGCGGCGGTGAATGATGGCGAGGTCATCACCCCGCTGGCCGAGCGTATCCTGGGCCGCGTCGCGGCTGAGGATGTGCTGGTGCCGGGCACCGATGAGGTGATCCTGCGCCAGGGCGAGCTGATCGACGAGCGCAAATCGGACGAGGTCGAAAGCGCGGGCGTGCAGAATGTCCGCATCCGCTCGGCCCTGACCTGCGAAAGCGAGGACGGCGTCTGCGCGCTGTGCTATGGCCGCGATCTGGCCCGTGGCACGCTGGTCAATATCGGCGAGGCCGTCGGCATCATCGCCGCCCAGTCCATCGGTGAACCCGGCACCCAGCTGACGATGCGGACCTTCCACATCGGCGGCGTTGCGCAGGGTGGTCAGCAGTCCTTCATGGCCGCGAACCAGGAAGGCACCGTGTCCTTCGAGAACGAGGCGATCATCACCAACGATATGGGTGAGCAGATCGTGATGGCCCGCAACATGAGCCTGACCATCCTGAACAAGCAGGGCGAGCCGGTCTCGACCCATAAGCTGTTCTATGGCTCGAAGCTGATGGTGAAGGAAGGTGACGAGGTCATCCGCGGACAAAAGCTGTTCGAATGGGATCCCTATACCCTGCCGATCATCGCCGAGAAGCCGGGCGTGGCGAAATTCGTCGATCTCGTATCGGGCCTGTCGGTCCGCGACGATACCGACGATGCCACCGGCATGACCCAGAAGATCGTGACCGACTGGCGCTCGACCCCGAAAGGTGGCGATCTGAAGCCCGAGATCCTCATCGTCGGCGAGGATGGTGAGCCGATCCGCAATGACGCAGGCAACCCGGTGACCTATCCGATGTCGGTGGATGCGATCCTCTCGGTCGAAGACGGGCAGGAGATCAAGGCCGGTGACGTGGTGGCGCGGATCCCGCGCGAAGGTGCCAAGACCAAGGACATCACCGGGGGTCTTCCCCGCGTGGCGGAACTGTTCGAAGCCCGTCGTCCCAAGGATCACGCGATCATCGCCGAGATCGACGGCTATGTGCGCTTCGGCAAGGACTACAAGAACAAGCGCCGCATCTCGATCGAGCCAGCGGAAGAGGGGGCCGATCCCGTCGAATACATGGTGCCGAAAGGCAAGCACATCCCGGTGCAGGAAGGCGACTTCGTACAGAAGGGTGAGTATATCATGGACGGGAACCCGGCCCCGCATGACAT
This genomic window from Paracoccus sediminicola contains:
- the rpoB gene encoding DNA-directed RNA polymerase subunit beta; this encodes MAQSYVGQKRIRRSYGNIREVLEMPNLIEVQKSSYDLFLNSGDAPSHTDGEGLQGVFQSVFPIKDFNETATLEFVKYELEKPKYDVDECQARDMTYAAPLKVTLNLIVFDVDENTGAKSVKDIKQQDVFMGDMPLMTQNGTFIVNGTERVVVSQMHRSPGVFFDHDRGKTHSSGKLLFACRIIPYRGSWLDFEFDAKDLVFARIDRRRKLPVTTLLYALGMDQEGIMDAFYDTVPFKLKKAKKGDEGGWVTRFFPERVRGSRPAFDLINAATGEIITKAGEKVTPRKVKQLLDGGDEIDLLVPFDQIIGRFVAKDLVNDETGLIYAEAGDEITAEYDKDGELTGGLLKSLLDNDITDVPVLDIDNVNVGAYIRNTMASDKNMNREQALMDIYRVMRPGEPPTVEAASTMFDSLFFDSERYDLSAVGRVKMNMRLDLDAPDTQRTLRPEDIVACVKGLVELRDGKGEIDDIDHLGNRRVRSVGELMENQYRVGLLRMERAIRERMSGVEIDTVMPQDLINAKPAAAAVREFFGSSQLSQFMDQTNPLSEVTHKRRLSALGPGGLTRERAGFEVRDVHPTHYGRMCPIETPEGQNIGLINSLATFARVNKYGFIETPYRKVESGKVTDEVVYMSATEEMRHTVAQANAQLDDDGKFVNELVSTRQAGDFMLNPVDAVDLIDVSPKQLVSVAAALIPFLENDDANRALMGSNMQRQAVPLLRAEAPFVGTGMEATVARDSGAAIMATRSGVIDQVDAQRIVVRATEDLAGGNAGVDIYRLRKFKRSNQSSTINQRPLVKVGEKVVKGQVIADGPSTDQGELAIGRNVVVAFMPWNGYNYEDSILISERIHRDDVFTSIHIDEYEVAARDTKLGPEEITRDIPNVGEEALRNLDEAGIVYIGAEVGPGDILVGKITPKGESPMTPEEKLLRAIFGEKASDVRDTSLRLPPGAYGTIVEVRVFNRHGVDKDERALQIEREEVERLSRDRDDELAILERNIYARLKTLISGKTAVKGPKGIKANSTVDEDLLGSISRGLWWQLAIGDEDTAKEVEALHDQFNAQKKALEARFEDKVEKVRQGDDLPPGVMKMVKVFVAVKRKLQAGDKMAGRHGNKGVVSKVVPMEDMPFLADGTPVDLVLNPLGVPSRMNVGQILETHMGWASRGLGIQIDEALEAFRNGSGDMSGVRDAMKNGYGDEMYADTFEAMADEQIMEHAEAVRSGVPIATPVFDGAKELDVDDALKRAGFDQSGQSIVFDGRTGEQFARPVTVGMKYILKLHHLVDDKMHARSTGPYSLVTQQPLGGKAQFGGQRLGEMEVWALEAYGAAYTLQEMLTVKSDDVAGRTKVYESIVKGEDNFEAGVPESFNVLVKEVRGLGLNMELLDAEEEE
- the rpoC gene encoding DNA-directed RNA polymerase subunit beta', which encodes MNQELATNPLNPMAQPRQFDEIKISLASPEEILAWSFGEVKKPETINYRTFKPERDGLFCARIFGPIKDYECLCGKYKRMKYRGLVCEKCGVEVTLQKVRRERMGHIELAAPVAHIWFLKSLPSRIGLMLDMTLRDLERILYFENYVVIEPGLTDLTYGQLMSEEEFMDAQDQFGADAFTADIGAEAIRAMLANIDLEATAEQLREELKEATGELKPKKIIKRLKIVESFLESGNRPEWMILTVIPVIPPELRPLVPLDGGRFATSDLNDLYRRVINRNNRLKRLIELRAPDIIVRNEKRMLQESVDALFDNGRRGRVITGNNRRPLKSLSDMLKGKQGRFRQNLLGKRVDFSGRSVIVTGPELKLHQCGLPKKMALELFKPFIYSRLEAKGYSSTVKQAKKLVEKERPEVWDILDEVIREHPVLLNRAPTLHRLGIQAFEPILIEGKAIQLHPLVCSAFNADFDGDQMAVHVPLSLEAQLEARVLMMSTNNVLSPANGAPIIVPSQDMILGLYYTTMMREGMKGEGMVFANVDEVEHALSSGEVHLHSKIVARLKQIDDDGNEVMQRFETTPGRLRLGALLPLNAKAPFELVNRLLRKKDVQHVIDTVYRYCGQKEAVIFSDKIMGLGFREAFRAGISFGKNDMVIPDDKWDIVGEVQDQVKEFEQQYLDGLITQGEKYNKVVDAWSKCNDRVTDAMMATISKTRKDDSGAELEPNSVYMMAHSGARGSVTQMKQLGGMRGLMAKPSGEIIETPIISNFKEGLTVLEYFNSTHGARKGLSDTALKTANSGYLTRRLVDVAQDCIVREHDCGTDQAINASAAVNDGEVITPLAERILGRVAAEDVLVPGTDEVILRQGELIDERKSDEVESAGVQNVRIRSALTCESEDGVCALCYGRDLARGTLVNIGEAVGIIAAQSIGEPGTQLTMRTFHIGGVAQGGQQSFMAANQEGTVSFENEAIITNDMGEQIVMARNMSLTILNKQGEPVSTHKLFYGSKLMVKEGDEVIRGQKLFEWDPYTLPIIAEKPGVAKFVDLVSGLSVRDDTDDATGMTQKIVTDWRSTPKGGDLKPEILIVGEDGEPIRNDAGNPVTYPMSVDAILSVEDGQEIKAGDVVARIPREGAKTKDITGGLPRVAELFEARRPKDHAIIAEIDGYVRFGKDYKNKRRISIEPAEEGADPVEYMVPKGKHIPVQEGDFVQKGEYIMDGNPAPHDILRIMGIEALADYLIDEVQDVYRLQGVKINDKHIEVIVRQMLQKIEILDSGDTTLLKGEHVERDEFEEENAKIEAKGGKPAVGEPVLLGITKASLQTRSFISAASFQETTRVLTEAAVQGKRDKLVGLKENVIVGRLIPAGTGGATMRLKKIATDRDNEVIEARRAEAEAAAALEAPAEDVMASDDVTVAPETMDESAIADLPETNGEE